One Azoarcus sp. DN11 DNA segment encodes these proteins:
- a CDS encoding class I adenylate-forming enzyme family protein — MNIVMALEMAAECHPDRVAVTSGATSLTYGALLSAARTAGAQMRDSGCRHVGLLDINSLAAPVAIFAAAYAGVPYVPMNYRLTRPELEGLLARIEPAFLIAAPAYVDGLTMPAGNRVVSSEDFLALAQGAPDPVTEAPGAPSDVAVQLFTSGTTGAPKAAVLRHENLMSYILGTVDFAGADEADAALVAVPPYHIAGISAVLSSTYACRRMVQLPNFDGAAWLELCRREAVTNAFVVPTMLSRVIEHLDASGESGALPAMQAIAYGGGKMPPQVIEKAMAVWPAVDFTNAYGLTETSSTICLLGPDDHHLAFTSNDPEIRRRLHSVGKPIGTVELAIRGADGQALLPGEIGDVYVRGGQVSGEYLGVGSLLDAEGWFPTRDRGCVDAYGFLYLDGRADDVIVRGGENISPGEIEDVLRLHPAVSDVAVVAMADEQWGEAVAAVVVPRSGAAPGTAELQDWVRQRLRSSRVPVAIRFREELPYNEMGKVLRRMLKDDFRDATQAA, encoded by the coding sequence ATGAACATCGTCATGGCCCTGGAGATGGCGGCCGAATGCCATCCCGATCGCGTCGCCGTCACCTCCGGCGCGACAAGTCTCACCTACGGCGCCCTGCTGAGCGCGGCGCGCACGGCCGGCGCGCAGATGCGCGACAGCGGCTGCCGCCATGTCGGCCTGCTCGACATCAACAGCCTGGCGGCACCCGTGGCGATCTTCGCCGCGGCCTATGCCGGCGTGCCCTACGTGCCGATGAACTACCGCCTGACGCGGCCGGAGCTGGAGGGGCTGCTCGCGCGCATCGAGCCGGCCTTCCTGATCGCCGCGCCGGCTTACGTCGACGGGCTGACCATGCCCGCGGGCAATCGCGTCGTAAGCAGCGAGGACTTCCTTGCGCTGGCACAGGGCGCACCGGACCCCGTCACGGAGGCGCCCGGCGCGCCCTCGGACGTCGCGGTGCAGCTCTTCACCAGCGGCACCACCGGCGCCCCGAAGGCGGCGGTGCTGCGCCATGAGAACCTGATGAGCTACATCCTCGGCACCGTCGACTTCGCCGGCGCCGACGAGGCCGATGCCGCGCTCGTGGCGGTGCCGCCCTACCACATCGCCGGCATCTCGGCGGTGTTGAGCTCGACCTATGCGTGCCGGCGCATGGTGCAGTTGCCCAACTTCGACGGCGCGGCATGGCTGGAGCTGTGCCGCAGGGAAGCCGTCACCAATGCCTTCGTCGTGCCGACGATGCTCTCGCGCGTGATCGAGCATCTGGATGCGAGCGGCGAATCGGGCGCGCTCCCGGCGATGCAGGCGATCGCCTACGGCGGCGGCAAGATGCCCCCGCAGGTGATCGAGAAGGCGATGGCGGTGTGGCCCGCGGTCGACTTCACGAACGCCTACGGCCTGACCGAGACGAGTTCGACGATCTGCCTGCTGGGGCCGGACGACCATCACCTCGCCTTCACCAGCAACGATCCCGAGATCCGCCGCCGCCTGCATTCGGTGGGCAAGCCGATCGGCACGGTGGAGCTCGCGATCCGGGGCGCGGACGGCCAAGCGCTGCTCCCCGGCGAGATCGGCGACGTGTATGTGCGCGGCGGCCAGGTGTCGGGGGAATACCTCGGCGTCGGCAGCCTGCTCGATGCGGAAGGCTGGTTCCCGACGCGCGACCGCGGCTGCGTGGACGCCTACGGCTTCCTGTATCTCGACGGCCGCGCCGACGACGTGATCGTGCGCGGAGGCGAGAACATCTCGCCGGGCGAGATCGAGGACGTGCTGCGCCTGCACCCGGCGGTGTCGGACGTCGCCGTCGTCGCGATGGCCGACGAGCAATGGGGCGAGGCGGTGGCCGCGGTGGTCGTGCCGCGCTCCGGCGCCGCGCCTGGCACCGCCGAGCTTCAGGACTGGGTGCGGCAACGGCTGCGCTCGTCGCGCGTGCCCGTGGCCATCCGCTTTCGCGAGGAACTGCCCTACAACGAGATGGGCAAGGTGCTGCGGCGCATGCTGAAGGACGACTTCCGCGACGCAACCCAAGCGGCCTGA
- a CDS encoding nitronate monooxygenase, which produces MSNPLHTPLCDKLGIEYPVVAFTHCKDVAVAVINAGGFAVLGEALHTPDQIAADIKWIRDRIGGKPFGIDLVLPSSVPEEKTVDELLAMIPPEHREFEQAIKRKYDVPDPKVAPDIHHWGGLDQKRALDQLEVIFDERVPVFASGLGSPAFLLKRAHELGMQVWGLVGKPTQAKKQLAAGSDVIIAQGYDAAGHTGNIGTFSIVPQVVDAARGTGVPVIAAGGVTTGRHLAAALALGADGVWTGSLWLASRESDVNLPLKERLIEAETDDTVYSNCISGYTMRTTRSPWHNEWGSDAAPDVLKPPLQMILSSNYIQGSLDYQRKDLMTEAAGQGIHYVTEMKPARQILSDIVEEALDVFDRFAA; this is translated from the coding sequence ATGAGCAACCCGCTGCACACCCCCCTCTGCGACAAGCTCGGCATCGAGTATCCGGTCGTCGCCTTCACCCACTGCAAGGACGTCGCCGTCGCCGTCATCAACGCGGGCGGCTTCGCGGTGCTGGGCGAGGCGCTGCACACCCCCGACCAGATCGCCGCGGACATCAAGTGGATCCGCGACCGCATCGGCGGTAAGCCCTTCGGTATCGACCTCGTGCTGCCGTCCTCGGTGCCGGAGGAAAAGACGGTCGACGAACTGCTCGCGATGATCCCGCCCGAGCACCGCGAGTTCGAGCAGGCGATCAAGCGCAAGTACGACGTGCCCGATCCCAAGGTCGCGCCGGACATCCACCACTGGGGCGGCCTCGACCAGAAGCGCGCGCTCGACCAACTCGAAGTCATCTTCGACGAGCGCGTGCCGGTGTTCGCCTCCGGCCTCGGCTCGCCCGCCTTCCTGCTCAAGCGCGCGCATGAACTCGGCATGCAGGTGTGGGGCCTGGTCGGCAAGCCCACGCAGGCGAAGAAGCAGCTCGCCGCCGGCAGCGACGTCATCATTGCGCAGGGCTACGACGCGGCCGGTCACACTGGCAACATCGGCACCTTCTCCATCGTGCCGCAGGTCGTCGATGCCGCGCGCGGCACCGGCGTGCCGGTCATCGCCGCTGGCGGCGTCACCACCGGGCGCCACCTCGCCGCGGCGCTCGCGCTCGGTGCGGACGGCGTGTGGACCGGCTCGCTGTGGCTCGCGTCGCGCGAATCGGACGTCAATCTCCCGCTCAAGGAGCGCCTCATCGAGGCCGAGACCGACGACACCGTTTACTCCAACTGCATCTCCGGCTACACCATGCGCACCACGCGCAGCCCCTGGCACAACGAATGGGGCAGCGACGCCGCGCCGGACGTGCTCAAGCCGCCGCTGCAGATGATCCTGTCGTCGAACTACATCCAGGGCTCGCTCGACTACCAGCGCAAGGACCTCATGACCGAGGCCGCCGGGCAGGGCATCCATTACGTCACCGAGATGAAGCCCGCGCGCCAGATCCTGTCGGATATCGTTGAGGAGGCCCTCGATGTCTTCGACCGCTTCGCAGCCTGA
- a CDS encoding CoA transferase → MNTPTPPLASLRIVESSILGPAAITTALGDLGAEIIKVETPAGDYIREMTWPVIEGVSLMHYHLNRGKKSIALDLKTEAARRIYRDLVRDADVVIEASRPGALAKYGLGYEELRQINPKIVFITVSGYGMSGPYKDMPSHGIAYDTWAGIVKPAYDDEGFCHIPEHVGIGINAAPLFGGLAVLAAVIRARESGEGCFMELAQSDAAAAFDWYRSESHMAYARPEDVVTGNKSDNWVRRPVATAGMKEGVRYQLYESADGHVLFMASEQAFWKNFCAGVGRMDLFDKWPGSKYADHARGNRELQAILRDIFRTRTTEQWLAFGVEANTPIAPVNTAQNIVDDPQFKARFKLIPHETHGADMLGFPVQFVGEELPTPSRAPTVGEHRETVLREVLGYDAATIDALAQEKAFG, encoded by the coding sequence ATGAACACGCCCACGCCGCCGCTTGCCAGCCTGCGCATCGTCGAAAGCTCGATCCTCGGCCCCGCCGCCATCACCACCGCCCTGGGCGACCTGGGCGCCGAGATCATCAAGGTCGAAACCCCCGCCGGCGACTACATCCGCGAGATGACCTGGCCGGTCATCGAAGGGGTGTCGCTGATGCACTACCACCTCAACCGCGGCAAGAAGAGCATCGCGCTCGACCTCAAGACGGAAGCCGCGCGCCGCATCTACCGTGACCTCGTGCGCGATGCCGACGTCGTCATCGAGGCGTCCAGGCCGGGCGCGCTGGCGAAATACGGCCTCGGCTACGAGGAACTGCGCCAGATCAACCCGAAGATCGTCTTCATCACCGTCTCCGGCTACGGCATGAGCGGCCCCTACAAGGACATGCCCTCGCACGGCATCGCCTACGACACCTGGGCCGGCATCGTGAAACCCGCCTATGACGACGAAGGTTTCTGCCACATCCCCGAGCACGTCGGCATCGGCATCAACGCCGCGCCGCTGTTCGGGGGCCTCGCCGTGCTCGCGGCCGTGATCCGTGCGCGCGAGAGCGGCGAAGGCTGCTTCATGGAACTCGCGCAGAGCGACGCCGCCGCCGCCTTCGACTGGTATCGCAGCGAAAGCCACATGGCCTACGCGCGGCCAGAGGACGTCGTCACCGGCAACAAGTCCGACAACTGGGTGCGCCGCCCGGTCGCCACCGCCGGCATGAAGGAGGGCGTGCGCTACCAGCTCTACGAATCGGCCGACGGCCACGTGCTGTTCATGGCCTCCGAGCAGGCCTTCTGGAAGAACTTCTGCGCCGGCGTCGGCCGCATGGATCTCTTCGACAAGTGGCCGGGTTCGAAGTACGCCGACCACGCGCGCGGCAACCGCGAGCTGCAGGCCATCCTGCGCGACATCTTCAGGACGCGTACCACCGAACAGTGGCTCGCCTTCGGCGTCGAGGCGAATACCCCGATCGCGCCGGTCAACACCGCGCAGAACATCGTCGACGACCCGCAGTTCAAGGCGCGCTTCAAGCTCATCCCGCACGAGACGCACGGCGCCGACATGCTCGGCTTCCCGGTGCAGTTCGTGGGTGAGGAGTTGCCGACCCCGTCCCGCGCGCCCACCGTGGGCGAGCACCGCGAGACAGTATTGCGCGAAGTGCTCGGCTACGACGCCGCGACGATCGACGCGCTCGCGCAGGAGAAGGCCTTCGGGTGA